The following proteins come from a genomic window of Montipora capricornis isolate CH-2021 chromosome 9, ASM3666992v2, whole genome shotgun sequence:
- the LOC138017747 gene encoding uncharacterized protein, with protein MLTLVVLRKRFLARLCLWICLLFQSVESNDIQRHRSCRRSVRNTGWWELVWATYDEGRFKKAFRVSRETFDFILKSIRPDIEKNTVTEIPVSPECRLAICLYRLGRGDYLYTIAELFGLGVATVHNIVKEVCEAIIRNLWKESVQAYFATTEHNFKEKMVDMEMLWQFPSCWGAIDGCHIPIQCPPGGLKACKEYHNFKNFYSIVMMAIVDAQDRFIWASVGFPGNSHDSVIFQSTELWHDITENNIIPPITKTIGDTEVYPMILGDSAFPFRIWLMKPYGNEKLTPEQGYFNYRLSRARMVTERTFGQLKSRWRVLYRKLECQPDAVKLAALTCIVLHNICIAANDTLPPQLDLTTDPFTQKRRSRDEIRELLFMRNCTKTRDSSRVAGGIREALAKNLWQEQV; from the coding sequence ATGTTGACACTGGTTGTGTTAAGGAAAAGGTTTCTTGCTCGACTGTGTTTATGGATTTGTCTGTTGTTTCAATCAGTGGAAAGTAACGATATTCAGCGTCATCGCAGTTGTCGTCGCAGTGTCAGAAATACAGGATGGTGGGAACTGGTCTGGGCGACATATGATGAAGGAAGATTCAAGAAGGCGTTTAGAGTTTCAAGAGAaacatttgacttcattttaaagagTATTCGACCCGATATTGAGAAAAATACTGTGACAGAGATTCCTGTTTCACCTGAATGCAGGCTTGCCATTTGTCTCTACAGGCTTGGCCGAGGCGACTATTTGTATACTATTGCTGAATTGTTTGGTCTTGGTGTGGCAACTGTTCACAACATTGTCAAAGAAGTTTGTGAAGCAATAATACGAAACCTATGGAAAGAGTCAGTGCAAGCTTATTTTGCAACTACTGAACATAATTTCAAAGAGAAAATGGTTGATATGGAAATGTTATGGCAGTTTCCTTCTTGCTGGGGTGCTATAGATGGGTGTCACATTCCTATTCAGTGTCCACCAGGTGGACTGAAAGCCTGTAAAGAATATCATAACTTTAAAAACTTTTATTCCATAGTCATGATGGCAATTGTTGATGCACAGGACCGCTTTATCTGGGCAAGCGTTGGTTTCCCTGGAAATTCACATGATTCTGTGATTTTTCAGTCAACTGAACTGTGGCATGATATTACCGAAAACAATATCATACCACCAATTACTAAAACAATTGGAGACACTGAGGTTTATCCAATGATTTTAGGAGATTCAGCGTTTCCATTTCGAATATGGTTGATGAAACCATATGGTAATGAAAAACTTACACCTGAGCAGGGTTATTTCAATTATCGCTTGAGCCGTGCTAGGATGGTAACTGAACGAACTTTTGGTCAACTGAAGAGCAGGTGGAGGGTGTTATATCGAAAGCTAGAATGCCAACCAGATGCAGTAAAGCTGGCTGCCCTAACATGTATTGTTCTCCATAACATCTGTATTGCTGCAAATGATACTCTTCCTCCCCAGCTGGATCTGACAACTGACCCTTTTACCCAAAAGAGGAGAAGTAGGGATGAGATCAGAGAATTGTTATTTATGCGAAACTGCACCAAAACAAGAGATTCATCTCGTGTTGCTGGAGGTATCAGGGAGGCTCTAGCAAAGAATTTGTGGCAGGAACAAGTGTAA